A single window of Desulfovibrio inopinatus DSM 10711 DNA harbors:
- the pdxA gene encoding 4-hydroxythreonine-4-phosphate dehydrogenase PdxA has protein sequence MKKPLLLTLGDPNGLGPELVCRAFMENAFAGVSVVLIGPEQGLAYHAQQFGIDPFWRTVTTFNEVTQENPSIHLLVPKALKYWQPNIGEAVTEGGVAAGISLETACRLLAEKRADAIMTCPLNKALLNDAGFLFPGHTEFLAERSGVGADNVCMHLCGDVLRVSLVTTHPPLREVPNLITKEKILRCLKLTAEHTQRLDLTAPLAVCGLNPHAGESGKIGREEIDTIIPAVKAAQEAGIDAVGPLPADTVFFQAAQGKFSAVLAMYHDQGLAPLKLLHFHEAVNVTLGLPYVRVSVDHGTGYDLVGTGKASLGSFNAALRLAQRLVSAKTK, from the coding sequence ATGAAGAAACCATTACTGTTGACATTAGGCGATCCCAACGGCCTCGGACCGGAACTCGTCTGCCGAGCATTTATGGAAAATGCCTTTGCCGGTGTTTCTGTTGTCCTTATCGGCCCCGAGCAAGGGCTTGCATATCATGCGCAACAATTTGGCATTGATCCATTTTGGAGGACAGTGACGACATTCAATGAAGTCACACAGGAGAACCCTTCGATCCATCTTCTTGTCCCTAAAGCATTGAAATATTGGCAACCCAACATAGGAGAAGCCGTCACCGAGGGAGGGGTTGCCGCCGGTATCAGTCTTGAAACGGCGTGCCGTCTGCTTGCTGAAAAACGAGCTGACGCCATCATGACCTGTCCGCTCAACAAAGCGTTATTGAATGATGCTGGATTTCTTTTTCCTGGGCATACTGAATTTCTGGCAGAACGGTCAGGAGTCGGGGCCGATAATGTCTGCATGCATTTGTGTGGAGATGTACTTCGAGTCAGTCTCGTCACGACACATCCTCCTTTACGTGAAGTTCCAAACCTCATCACAAAAGAAAAAATATTGCGCTGCCTCAAATTGACGGCAGAGCATACGCAACGCCTTGATTTGACAGCTCCTCTTGCTGTTTGTGGGCTTAATCCACATGCAGGAGAGTCAGGGAAAATCGGTCGTGAAGAAATCGACACCATTATTCCGGCAGTCAAAGCCGCACAAGAAGCGGGAATTGATGCGGTTGGTCCTCTGCCGGCAGACACCGTCTTCTTTCAGGCGGCTCAAGGAAAATTCTCTGCAGTCCTTGCTATGTACCATGATCAAGGGTTGGCTCCACTCAAATTGTTGCATTTCCATGAAGCCGTCAATGTGACGCTCGGCTTGCCATATGTGCGTGTATCCGTAGACCATGGTACAGGCTACGACCTTGTTGGAACGGGTAAAGCAAGCCTGGGAAGTTTTAACGCTGCGCTACGTTTAGCCCAACGACTCGTCTCGGCGAAGACAAAGTGA
- the carA gene encoding glutamine-hydrolyzing carbamoyl-phosphate synthase small subunit produces the protein MKALLALEDGTIFEGRSFTGSGRAQGEVIFNTGMTGYQEVLTDPSYVGQMVCMTYPHVGNYGVNLDDVESDRIHVEAFIVKECCKTPSNWRAKSSLPDYLTKHGILGIEGIDTRALTRHLRLHGAMRGVISTDVDDPQALVDSAKSIPSMEGLGLAMNVTCEGPYRWNGSAPEPVTLADGQYDWPGDGPRVLVYDLGIKWNILRLLAAEGLDLLVVPGDFPYESVKKVAPDAIFLSNGPGDPAALGGLKETVAQLCEEYPTAGICLGHQLLGLALGGETFKLKFGHHGINHPVKDLTTGRIEISSQNHGFCVDISRLEDIEVTHVNLNDQTLEGFAHTKKPIIAIQHHPEAGPGPHDTRSFFKRFRELLRESLGK, from the coding sequence ATGAAAGCTTTACTGGCCCTGGAAGACGGCACCATTTTCGAAGGCCGCTCATTCACCGGTTCCGGCCGCGCCCAGGGAGAAGTCATATTCAATACCGGCATGACTGGATATCAGGAAGTTTTGACCGACCCGTCGTATGTCGGACAGATGGTCTGCATGACCTATCCCCATGTCGGAAATTACGGCGTCAACTTGGATGATGTGGAGTCTGACCGCATCCATGTGGAAGCCTTCATTGTAAAAGAATGTTGCAAGACCCCTTCGAACTGGCGCGCGAAATCATCATTGCCTGACTATCTTACCAAACATGGCATTTTGGGTATCGAAGGCATTGATACACGTGCATTGACCAGACACCTACGTTTACATGGTGCAATGCGGGGCGTGATCTCGACAGATGTCGATGATCCGCAAGCACTGGTCGATTCGGCAAAATCCATTCCTTCCATGGAAGGACTTGGTTTAGCCATGAATGTGACGTGCGAGGGTCCGTACCGTTGGAATGGCTCGGCTCCTGAGCCGGTAACTCTTGCGGATGGTCAATACGACTGGCCTGGTGACGGTCCCCGTGTTCTTGTGTACGACCTTGGTATCAAATGGAACATCTTGCGTTTACTTGCAGCCGAAGGCCTTGATTTGCTCGTTGTTCCGGGGGACTTTCCCTATGAATCCGTCAAAAAGGTTGCGCCGGACGCCATATTTTTATCCAATGGCCCTGGAGACCCGGCCGCACTGGGAGGTCTCAAAGAGACTGTAGCGCAACTCTGTGAAGAGTATCCAACAGCAGGCATCTGCCTCGGGCACCAGCTCCTTGGTTTGGCATTGGGTGGAGAAACGTTCAAATTGAAGTTTGGCCATCATGGGATCAATCATCCCGTCAAAGACCTCACCACGGGACGTATCGAGATTTCTTCACAAAATCATGGATTTTGTGTCGATATTTCACGTCTCGAAGATATTGAGGTGACGCATGTCAATTTGAACGACCAGACGTTAGAAGGTTTCGCCCATACCAAAAAGCCGATCATAGCTATCCAGCATCACCCTGAGGCCGGCCCCGGTCCGCATGACACGCGTTCGTTTTTCAAACGATTTCGGGAATTGCTCCGCGAATCTCTTGGTAAGTAA
- a CDS encoding L-threonylcarbamoyladenylate synthase, with amino-acid sequence MTLYDTQVDVDRAVQILQQGRPLIYPTETFFALGAGAFFEHGQQAVVNIKNRPEGKAFPLLCANMAQVESILAPSFFNSQYMPIIYNLADCFWPGPLSIVVPARTGLPPHILGPNHTVSIRITSHPTAAALALKIGMPISASSANVSGQPPVHDALLLDPTLLATTGACCVEGPSPAGGLPSTVITLSGGRTLHLLREGATSRQALCDAGFQIYEKAVPR; translated from the coding sequence ATGACGTTGTATGACACGCAGGTTGACGTTGATAGGGCAGTTCAAATTCTTCAACAGGGCCGTCCGTTGATTTACCCAACCGAAACGTTTTTTGCTCTTGGAGCTGGAGCCTTCTTTGAACATGGCCAACAGGCTGTGGTAAACATCAAAAACAGGCCGGAGGGAAAAGCGTTCCCCTTGCTGTGTGCCAATATGGCGCAAGTTGAATCCATATTGGCTCCGTCATTCTTCAACTCACAATATATGCCGATCATCTATAATTTGGCCGATTGTTTTTGGCCAGGACCTCTTTCCATTGTGGTGCCGGCACGCACGGGACTTCCTCCGCATATTCTTGGTCCGAACCACACAGTATCCATACGGATTACTTCCCATCCCACCGCAGCGGCCCTTGCTCTAAAAATAGGTATGCCAATTTCGGCATCCAGCGCCAATGTTTCCGGTCAGCCACCAGTCCATGACGCACTCCTGCTGGATCCTACGCTCCTCGCGACAACCGGTGCATGTTGCGTGGAGGGCCCTTCGCCGGCAGGCGGTCTTCCTTCTACCGTTATCACGCTGTCCGGTGGCCGCACACTTCATCTATTGCGAGAGGGTGCAACATCGCGCCAAGCTCTCTGTGACGCCGGATTTCAAATATATGAAAAAGCTGTTCCGAGATAA
- a CDS encoding glycosyltransferase family 9 protein, which translates to MSKETSINILISRQYGLYHYVMQLLSDLRQSNTCDKIILDHGGAFGDFLLTWSSIAAIRQFFPNINCYWHGSSSRLAFLKPLDIHPAPACIHQTMRDLFSPDSKRIHDALSSFQQSLVFRFHLDKRPTGLQTNRIISLQGYTPGQSTSPLYAYATQLSALGLDIPRDNREYFHQLFASPTQHGTRTVLLFSGSGHPKKNWPRVQFFSLASRLRVHGFDPLFVVGPVEQEQGVEINEWPYVYCDQVEDLIQLCNSALAVIGGDTGPMHLAGLLQKPTVSLFGPTDPAVFAPIGSEIVSTKAACSPCSQLCRNLTCRRPICMEEISVDMVMEALGRVLSATLQPI; encoded by the coding sequence TTGAGCAAGGAAACCTCCATCAATATCTTGATTTCAAGGCAGTACGGTTTATACCATTACGTTATGCAACTTCTCTCAGACTTACGACAAAGCAATACTTGTGACAAGATTATTTTGGATCATGGCGGTGCTTTCGGTGATTTTTTATTAACGTGGTCATCGATCGCTGCCATTCGCCAATTCTTTCCCAACATCAATTGCTACTGGCATGGCTCGAGTTCCAGGCTTGCTTTCCTCAAACCGCTTGATATCCATCCAGCACCAGCATGTATTCACCAAACCATGCGGGATCTCTTTAGTCCGGATTCCAAACGCATTCATGATGCACTGTCGAGCTTTCAACAGAGTCTTGTTTTTCGCTTTCATCTTGATAAGCGGCCGACAGGCCTTCAAACAAATCGTATCATCTCACTTCAAGGCTACACACCGGGACAATCAACGTCGCCCCTCTACGCCTATGCGACTCAATTGTCCGCGCTTGGATTGGATATACCAAGAGATAACCGAGAATACTTCCATCAACTCTTTGCTTCTCCAACACAACACGGCACACGGACTGTCCTGCTTTTTTCTGGTTCTGGACATCCCAAAAAAAATTGGCCCCGTGTTCAATTTTTTTCACTTGCTTCTCGACTACGAGTACACGGGTTTGACCCTCTTTTTGTTGTTGGTCCCGTAGAACAAGAGCAAGGCGTGGAGATTAATGAATGGCCTTACGTATATTGCGACCAAGTCGAGGATCTCATTCAGCTCTGCAATAGTGCCCTTGCGGTCATAGGGGGCGATACGGGGCCAATGCATCTTGCGGGATTGCTTCAAAAGCCCACCGTGAGCCTTTTCGGTCCGACAGACCCTGCGGTTTTCGCCCCGATCGGCTCTGAAATTGTATCAACCAAGGCCGCATGTTCACCATGTTCTCAACTCTGTCGCAATCTTACATGTCGGAGACCGATATGTATGGAGGAAATATCAGTTGATATGGTCATGGAGGCGCTTGGCCGTGTACTTTCCGCGACACTGCAACCCATATAA
- a CDS encoding 3-deoxy-D-manno-octulosonic acid transferase, with product MQTHPLSLSFRTSLSLLVNDAVWTMATVLHAFAPHLRDNLRERLVLDLPEESSLSEGFDVWIQAESGGETLVAWEILKTLPPQGRLKILLTASTMDGLDALSKTAMDFSKTRPDLDIWTSSFPFDATNLMRKALLTYRPKVVVLLEAELHPGLMSQCTRLGVPLIVANARISTDKLAKCLGQNTMWREIAPRATLAVTENDASRFQLLFGEDKNVSSISNIKFDYLGEGDPIPFVENTLNRLFRPTASLAVFGSVHEEEEDDVIRAAARLHVKRPKTFIGIFPRLPYRTPAIKKALDDAGLPFVLRSQITSHVSAGTIILWDRFGELNAAYSMARAVFVGGSLHPLGGQNFLEPLHAGVIPIIGPYWRHFAWIGEGIVDQGLVTQVAGWKDLAEAMLSYLKRPKSREKVRKEASEYIRARQGGTVAVCHEIRKHLQAGFGYAKISR from the coding sequence ATGCAGACGCATCCTCTTTCTTTATCATTTCGAACCAGCTTATCTCTTCTCGTCAATGATGCGGTCTGGACTATGGCGACAGTTTTGCACGCCTTTGCACCGCACCTACGAGATAACCTACGTGAACGCCTCGTTCTCGACTTACCTGAAGAATCATCTCTTTCCGAAGGATTCGATGTTTGGATTCAGGCGGAATCAGGAGGTGAAACGCTCGTTGCATGGGAAATTCTGAAAACATTACCTCCACAGGGACGCCTTAAAATTCTTTTGACGGCGTCGACCATGGATGGACTGGACGCGTTGTCCAAAACAGCGATGGATTTCAGCAAGACTCGTCCTGACCTTGATATCTGGACATCTTCGTTTCCTTTCGATGCCACAAACTTGATGCGTAAGGCGCTTTTAACCTATCGTCCGAAAGTTGTTGTCCTTTTGGAAGCCGAGTTGCATCCTGGTCTCATGTCACAATGTACACGACTAGGCGTTCCTCTTATTGTGGCGAATGCACGTATTTCTACAGATAAACTTGCTAAATGCCTTGGACAAAACACCATGTGGCGGGAAATTGCGCCACGGGCGACCCTAGCGGTGACAGAAAACGATGCAAGTCGTTTTCAACTTCTTTTTGGCGAAGACAAAAATGTCTCCAGCATATCCAATATTAAGTTTGATTATCTTGGTGAAGGCGACCCCATTCCTTTTGTGGAAAATACGCTCAATCGACTTTTTCGTCCGACGGCGTCTTTGGCCGTTTTCGGGTCTGTTCATGAAGAAGAAGAGGATGATGTCATTCGGGCTGCGGCACGATTGCATGTAAAACGCCCGAAAACATTTATCGGTATTTTCCCGCGGTTGCCGTATCGAACTCCGGCTATTAAAAAGGCTTTGGATGATGCTGGTCTCCCGTTTGTTTTGCGCTCGCAAATAACCAGTCATGTCTCTGCTGGAACTATTATTCTTTGGGATCGTTTCGGAGAACTCAACGCTGCGTACTCTATGGCCCGCGCCGTTTTTGTCGGTGGAAGCCTCCATCCACTTGGGGGGCAAAACTTTTTAGAACCACTTCATGCCGGCGTCATTCCTATCATCGGGCCATATTGGCGACATTTTGCCTGGATCGGAGAAGGCATTGTCGATCAAGGTCTTGTTACGCAAGTAGCCGGATGGAAAGATTTGGCAGAAGCCATGTTGTCATATCTTAAAAGACCAAAATCACGAGAAAAAGTTCGAAAAGAAGCGAGTGAGTATATTCGGGCGCGTCAAGGTGGTACGGTTGCGGTATGCCATGAAATTCGAAAACACCTTCAAGCTGGTTTCGGATATGCGAAGATTTCACGGTGA
- a CDS encoding NUDIX domain-containing protein, with the protein MLKKPCPKCGEEIVYYRNPVPTVDIIIHIPGQGVVLIERQNEPYGWAIPGGFIDYGEQAEVAAIREAKEETGLDVVLTDLLGVFSKPDRDPRQHTLSVVYVAVPVDAQALTAGDDAKAAKVFDLEHLPEPLVFDHAHILHRYAQKRKSLAV; encoded by the coding sequence TTGCTCAAGAAGCCGTGTCCAAAGTGTGGCGAAGAAATTGTATATTACAGGAATCCTGTCCCCACAGTTGATATTATCATTCATATACCAGGGCAGGGTGTTGTTCTTATCGAACGTCAGAATGAACCGTACGGGTGGGCCATCCCCGGTGGATTCATTGACTACGGAGAACAAGCCGAGGTCGCGGCGATACGTGAAGCAAAGGAAGAGACTGGACTCGACGTTGTTTTAACGGATTTGTTGGGTGTATTTTCCAAACCCGACCGCGATCCGAGACAGCATACATTGAGTGTGGTATATGTTGCCGTTCCGGTTGATGCGCAAGCCTTAACTGCTGGTGATGATGCCAAAGCAGCAAAAGTTTTTGACTTGGAGCATCTTCCTGAGCCACTTGTTTTTGACCATGCCCATATTTTGCATCGATACGCGCAAAAACGTAAATCTTTGGCTGTCTGA
- a CDS encoding tetratricopeptide repeat protein: protein MSTELIKARTNLSQVNSFLKQQKFLPAVNSLYEALLTILKNPLMKAEREEFSKLIDKAVYVINSDRKLRELYPLALNYEPGQERALAESLRTLVHELETTVLDEARDKLASLEQQKREGLEKAQNLLNNNLQGEAKTLLARLVKDYPEDSELRANIAEMLIKAEMYEEAFDYLDQALSINPEQIKLYNSIGIVLRKLRKFELAEKYFMRAVSYAKQDSNLYFNIGRLYLDWERWDKVAKAAKLAIKYRPDFVEAQKMLTFAEKKLAK, encoded by the coding sequence ATGTCGACGGAACTGATCAAAGCCAGGACCAATCTCTCCCAGGTCAATTCCTTTCTAAAGCAGCAAAAATTTCTGCCTGCTGTGAATTCCCTTTACGAAGCGTTGCTAACCATTTTGAAAAACCCGTTGATGAAGGCCGAACGTGAGGAGTTTAGCAAACTCATCGATAAGGCCGTATATGTAATCAACTCGGATAGAAAACTGCGTGAACTCTATCCTCTCGCGCTCAATTATGAACCAGGGCAAGAGAGAGCGCTCGCCGAATCGCTGAGAACGCTTGTCCATGAACTTGAAACCACGGTTCTGGACGAAGCTCGAGACAAATTGGCCAGTTTAGAACAGCAAAAACGCGAAGGTCTTGAAAAAGCACAGAATCTTCTGAATAACAATCTCCAAGGTGAAGCCAAAACTCTGCTCGCCCGGCTGGTCAAGGATTATCCGGAAGACAGTGAACTGCGCGCCAATATTGCTGAAATGTTGATTAAAGCTGAAATGTATGAGGAAGCGTTTGATTACCTTGATCAAGCGTTGTCGATCAATCCAGAGCAGATTAAGCTTTATAATAGCATTGGAATTGTTTTGCGAAAGCTCAGAAAATTTGAGCTCGCCGAGAAGTATTTCATGCGCGCCGTCTCCTACGCCAAGCAAGACAGCAATCTGTATTTCAATATTGGTCGACTCTATCTCGACTGGGAACGCTGGGACAAAGTCGCCAAAGCGGCCAAGTTAGCGATTAAATACCGACCTGATTTTGTCGAAGCGCAAAAAATGCTGACTTTTGCCGAGAAAAAGTTGGCCAAGTAA
- the glgA gene encoding glycogen synthase GlgA, producing MQFKHKIIYVASEIFPFSKTGGLGDVLGALPSELRQMGQDVAVITPFYGRLSTGGYPMRLLSSSMHVGYPWAPITAEIYVSDYDGLPVYFIQRGEYFDRRFYYNTHQGEYFDNCERFIFFCRATVEWARRMDVAPDIIHAHDWQASLVPAFIHFQRRYDSFWSKTKTVQTIHNLAFQGRYASRLFWESGLPAEAWNINGAEFWGDFNMLKSGIAYADLVTTVSPSYAKEIVTPKFGCGLEGILSSRATDLKGILNGADYSVWSPTSDRYLPCKYTPENLSGKKTCKEHLIYELDLDPKLIDRPVLGFIGRLRRQKGIDLLISIMPELMKEDIGVIVLGEGNLEFEARLQEMVEDYPGRLAVRVGYTEDLAHRIQAASDIFLMPSRYEPCGLTQMYSLKFGTPPVATAVGGLRDTIVSYPHGDATGFIFPDADPDMFFGAIKQALAVWDRTEEWQEMQRRAMRTTYSWAESGQHYIESYRALGAQI from the coding sequence ATGCAGTTCAAGCATAAGATTATCTACGTCGCTTCAGAGATATTCCCGTTCTCAAAAACTGGCGGTCTTGGAGACGTCCTTGGGGCGCTTCCGTCAGAGTTACGCCAAATGGGTCAGGATGTAGCTGTCATTACGCCATTTTATGGCAGGTTGTCGACCGGTGGATATCCGATGCGCCTGTTGTCGTCGAGCATGCATGTCGGATACCCCTGGGCGCCAATTACCGCTGAGATTTATGTTTCCGATTATGACGGCCTCCCTGTTTACTTCATTCAACGTGGTGAATACTTTGACCGTCGATTCTACTATAATACACACCAAGGTGAATACTTCGATAACTGCGAACGATTCATCTTTTTTTGTCGCGCCACAGTAGAATGGGCTCGACGCATGGATGTCGCTCCAGACATTATTCATGCTCATGACTGGCAGGCTTCTCTTGTCCCTGCTTTTATTCATTTCCAGCGACGCTACGATAGTTTTTGGTCCAAAACGAAAACCGTACAGACTATCCATAACTTAGCGTTTCAAGGACGCTATGCATCCCGGTTATTCTGGGAATCGGGACTTCCTGCCGAAGCTTGGAATATCAATGGCGCTGAATTTTGGGGTGATTTCAACATGCTGAAGTCCGGAATCGCCTATGCCGATCTTGTGACGACAGTGAGTCCTTCCTACGCGAAAGAAATTGTCACTCCGAAATTCGGGTGTGGGCTTGAGGGCATTCTATCCTCCCGCGCTACAGACCTTAAAGGCATCCTCAATGGAGCAGACTATTCCGTTTGGAGCCCAACAAGTGATCGCTATCTTCCATGCAAATACACGCCCGAAAATTTGTCTGGAAAGAAAACTTGCAAAGAGCATTTAATCTATGAGCTTGATCTTGATCCGAAACTCATAGATCGACCGGTTCTTGGGTTTATTGGACGATTACGTCGCCAGAAAGGGATTGATCTGCTCATTTCGATTATGCCGGAACTCATGAAGGAAGATATCGGTGTCATCGTGCTTGGCGAAGGAAATCTTGAGTTCGAGGCACGTCTCCAAGAAATGGTGGAGGACTATCCTGGGAGATTAGCCGTTCGCGTTGGGTATACAGAAGACCTTGCTCACCGTATTCAGGCTGCATCAGATATTTTTCTCATGCCATCGCGTTATGAACCTTGTGGTTTGACACAAATGTACTCCTTAAAGTTCGGTACTCCTCCTGTCGCGACAGCCGTTGGTGGCCTGCGAGATACCATTGTTTCGTATCCACATGGCGATGCAACAGGTTTCATTTTTCCTGACGCGGACCCGGATATGTTTTTTGGCGCAATCAAACAAGCTCTTGCCGTATGGGATCGGACTGAGGAGTGGCAAGAGATGCAGCGACGAGCGATGCGTACAACATATTCCTGGGCCGAATCCGGCCAGCACTATATAGAAAGTTATCGCGCGTTGGGAGCACAAATTTAA
- a CDS encoding D-alanine--D-alanine ligase family protein, with the protein MRILLIAGGWSTEREVSLRGADIIAVSLARLGHEVVRHDPATDFSNFVHDAKQCDFAFFNLHGEPGEDGLFQAILETIKIPYQGTAPAGSFLALHKAASKLIFEANNIPTPQWTFLTQRPAKDWSPPFAGPWILKPNTGGSSLHMALVEERTTLHETLSTVFTHCNEVLVEELLHGVELTCSVLDETPLPLILIDPQNANGFFDYDSKYQPGAAKEICPAPVSDSITKRTQQLALAAHKALGLAGCSRSDFILVGEDLFLLEVNTLPGMTATSLLPQAAQAAGYSFDELITKLITLGLSRNL; encoded by the coding sequence ATGCGCATACTTTTGATAGCGGGCGGATGGTCGACTGAACGAGAAGTATCGCTTCGTGGAGCCGACATCATTGCTGTATCTCTTGCTCGGTTGGGACATGAGGTTGTTCGTCACGATCCGGCAACCGATTTTTCCAACTTCGTTCATGATGCCAAGCAATGTGATTTTGCCTTTTTCAATTTACACGGCGAGCCGGGAGAAGATGGTCTTTTTCAGGCTATTCTCGAAACCATAAAAATTCCCTACCAAGGGACCGCGCCTGCCGGTTCTTTTTTAGCGCTCCATAAAGCAGCTTCGAAGCTCATCTTCGAAGCCAATAACATTCCGACTCCGCAATGGACTTTTTTAACACAACGTCCAGCCAAAGATTGGTCCCCTCCATTTGCGGGACCATGGATTCTTAAACCCAATACGGGTGGATCCAGTCTCCATATGGCATTGGTTGAAGAGAGAACAACACTGCACGAAACTCTATCTACAGTGTTTACCCATTGTAACGAAGTGCTTGTTGAAGAACTTCTCCATGGAGTGGAATTGACCTGTAGCGTTCTTGACGAAACACCATTGCCTTTGATTTTGATTGATCCACAGAACGCAAACGGTTTTTTTGACTACGACAGCAAATATCAACCAGGAGCCGCAAAAGAAATATGCCCTGCTCCTGTTTCCGATTCGATTACAAAAAGAACCCAACAACTGGCTTTGGCCGCCCACAAAGCTCTGGGCCTTGCCGGATGCAGCCGATCTGACTTTATTCTTGTGGGGGAAGACCTTTTTCTTCTTGAAGTAAACACCCTGCCCGGCATGACCGCGACAAGCCTTCTTCCCCAGGCAGCCCAAGCCGCGGGCTATTCCTTCGACGAGTTGATTACCAAACTGATCACCTTGGGGCTCTCGCGAAACTTATAA
- a CDS encoding glycosyltransferase family 2 protein, whose protein sequence is MSSRPIGPMPSLAPSILLTALDAIPDYALGSENRLRQAYIVRACLEQRTHHPELVALAVAMATWSWQSRPLNIEAIQDLLTLANAGIALPPALMRILTALHRAISPPEDTQLWNQLRIVGDTELIDRFWDTALKAPRSGLYWLDHVFTALVALPDHSRSRRLLVGAAWPAELEPIRLRLLAEMAWHHGDTTRASALLSQLPAGIWSPWTDMALAAMARNLGETTKASTLTQSLWQRMPWHVNMTLVTHDLVCTSPSADNTLIPAQPSEAAVLMYSYNNASLLKHSLDSLAASNLGAAPLLVLNNGSGDDTKAVLNAAVENFDRNQLNIIHLPTNIGAPGARNWLLMHDIVKTVRYAVFLDDDVVVPADWLTLLLQQARRYPHAGAVGVKIRDAAPPHCMQSADINLLSQHALAALGDDSVFKERILLFDNCAGSLDTGLFDYTRPCLSVSGCCHAIYREAIEAAGPFDIRFNPTQFDDLDRDLRSFLAGFPAVYAGSATIGHVQGSSLAKSKTTAAVANVRGNNIKLENAYDDVQITSLAKQNSKLLADDIRAKVHALQEAI, encoded by the coding sequence ATGTCTTCACGTCCCATAGGCCCCATGCCGAGTCTGGCACCCAGTATCCTTTTGACCGCACTCGACGCCATCCCTGATTATGCTCTCGGAAGCGAAAATCGTCTGCGACAAGCCTATATCGTACGCGCATGTCTTGAGCAGCGAACACACCATCCGGAACTCGTCGCGCTTGCTGTCGCCATGGCAACGTGGTCCTGGCAATCACGGCCACTCAATATTGAGGCCATTCAGGACCTTTTGACATTAGCAAACGCCGGTATTGCGCTTCCTCCAGCACTGATGCGTATACTCACGGCGCTTCACCGTGCTATTTCTCCCCCGGAAGATACTCAACTCTGGAATCAACTCCGTATTGTAGGTGACACGGAACTCATTGATCGCTTTTGGGATACCGCGCTTAAAGCGCCTCGATCGGGATTGTATTGGCTCGACCATGTCTTTACAGCGTTGGTTGCCCTCCCCGACCATTCTCGGAGCCGTCGATTGCTCGTTGGGGCGGCGTGGCCGGCAGAGCTCGAACCGATACGGCTACGTCTTCTTGCTGAAATGGCCTGGCACCATGGGGACACAACGCGAGCTTCGGCACTTTTATCACAACTTCCTGCTGGTATTTGGTCTCCATGGACTGACATGGCCCTTGCAGCAATGGCCCGAAACCTTGGGGAAACCACGAAAGCCTCAACACTCACTCAATCTCTGTGGCAACGGATGCCATGGCATGTGAATATGACATTGGTTACACATGATTTAGTGTGTACATCGCCTTCTGCTGACAATACGCTCATTCCGGCACAACCCTCTGAAGCTGCCGTATTGATGTATTCCTATAACAATGCGTCGTTACTCAAACACAGCTTGGACAGTCTTGCGGCCTCCAATTTAGGGGCAGCCCCGCTGCTTGTTCTCAACAATGGGTCGGGAGACGATACCAAAGCCGTCTTGAATGCGGCGGTGGAAAACTTCGATCGAAACCAACTGAACATTATTCATTTGCCCACCAATATCGGAGCTCCAGGAGCGCGGAATTGGCTGTTAATGCACGATATCGTCAAGACCGTTCGATATGCGGTGTTTCTTGATGACGATGTCGTTGTGCCTGCCGACTGGCTTACGTTGCTGTTGCAACAGGCCAGACGTTATCCGCACGCCGGTGCTGTTGGTGTAAAAATCCGCGATGCAGCTCCGCCACATTGTATGCAATCAGCTGATATCAATTTGTTGAGCCAGCATGCATTGGCCGCTCTCGGCGATGATTCAGTTTTCAAGGAGCGCATTCTTCTGTTCGACAATTGCGCTGGCAGTCTTGATACTGGACTTTTTGATTATACACGCCCGTGCTTGAGTGTCTCCGGGTGCTGCCATGCCATCTATCGAGAAGCCATTGAGGCGGCCGGTCCGTTTGATATTCGCTTCAACCCAACACAATTCGATGATCTTGACCGTGATCTTCGCTCTTTTCTCGCGGGATTCCCTGCCGTATATGCCGGGAGTGCGACAATTGGGCATGTCCAAGGATCAAGTCTGGCGAAGTCCAAAACCACCGCCGCAGTCGCGAATGTCCGTGGCAATAACATCAAGCTTGAAAACGCATATGACGATGTGCAGATCACATCTCTTGCGAAGCAAAACAGCAAACTTCTCGCCGACGATATCCGTGCCAAAGTTCACGCGCTCCAGGAGGCGATATAA